From Carassius auratus strain Wakin chromosome 9, ASM336829v1, whole genome shotgun sequence:
ctaGTACCAGGAGTCCATGATGCGCCTCATGCTCATGAATCTCATGCCACCCATATTGCTGAAGCTCCTGTACTCTCCAGGGCCAAAGTGCCACATTCTGCCTTTGTAGTGGGGCTGCTCATAGAAGAGCCAGTGGCCTTCCATCACATGACAGGACTGGCATTGAGACATGCGATAACGGTCCATGATACTGTCACAATCATCCATCATCTCGTACATCTGACCCATGAAGTTCTCCCTCTCATAGATCCTCATTCTGTAGGATCCTCTGTACTGTAGTGGAAAATAAGTCATTTCAGTTTATCAGCccaaaaaagttaataataaatctatttatgttaatttgttatcttaCAAGCTTAAACTGAGCTTACCATAGGGATCATACGGCAGGACCTGATGCAGTTGCTCATTCCAAACATAGACATGTAATCGGCATAGTCTCCTCTCCTAAAGAAATACTGATTTCCCATGTAGTTGGGATGATCATACATCATCCAGCATCCACTCTCCACTCTGCAAGAGTGACAGCGGCTCATGTA
This genomic window contains:
- the LOC113108484 gene encoding gamma-crystallin M2-like, which encodes MKVTFFEDRNFQGRSYECMSDCGDFSSYMSRCHSCRVESGCWMMYDHPNYMGNQYFFRRGDYADYMSMFGMSNCIRSCRMIPMYRGSYRMRIYERENFMGQMYEMMDDCDSIMDRYRMSQCQSCHVMEGHWLFYEQPHYKGRMWHFGPGEYRSFSNMGGMRFMSMRRIMDSWY